Within the Naumovozyma castellii chromosome 1, complete genome genome, the region ATTTTTCACGTagattttcaatttccacATCTCTATCATTTACAATTGACTTTAAGGTCTCTACAGTATTCGTTAAACTGTCGATATGCTCCTGGTAGGATTGAGTCAAGTTTAAACTAGCTCTCTTGCTCATCTCTGTAATGTTAGACAAAACAGAACTTCTCTTTAGAAGatcttcatttaattcatcttttttTGTCGTTGAAAATTGTTCCATTTCTGATATTTTATTGAGAAGCTTTTCCTGATCAGATAATTTCGTCAATAAGGTATCTTCAAACTCTTTAGATGTGAGCAATTTTGTTCTGATCCCATTAAGAAACTCATCATACTGTTTATGTAGTGATTCgatattaatttcaaaatttgtGTCTATCAATTCCGTACTTTCACCATTGACGTTTATCGCCattccattttcattttttgaagttgaattggaaaggaAATTAGATAAAGTGGAGgtcaaagaatttaatttcacCATTATGAAGGTTGAACTTATTTGCTGAGACTTAATCAAAGCCTCCCTTTCTTCCTTAGAAATATGTAGAacatcaaaattttcaatgagAAGAGACAATAATTCATCGATAGTTTTACATATGAGTTCCGAATGCtctaaatattcatttgCATATTCTAATGTTTGGGcatgttcttcttttgttttttgtAAATCTCGAGTCAATTCGTTAATTTTAGATTCCTTGGaatcaataatctttttaaactcttcaatttcttcgTCATTTTCAGATATGGTTGAGATTAACTTATTGTACATTTCATTGGTATTTTTATTCGGCGATTCTGTATTTAATGGGTTCAATTGCTTTATAATTATCTCATATAAAGTTTTCTGTTTAACTTTATATGAAGTTAACTGCTTTTGTAAGtgttcaatttcttggccttttgaaatggaatttgAAGTTACTTTGTTAATAGTACGAGTAGCCTCCCTTCGATTAGTTGGAgtggtattattattcgtAATTTGGTTCAACGTGGTTGAGTCAGTATTAGGTAACTTTTGCCTCCATGGCGTCAGAGAAGCTCGTAACTTAGGAATATCAAATCCAGAGGTATCTTGATTCccatattcatcatcataatcatcattttcttgttgATCTTCCTTATTtgtatcattttcttcatcgtcaAATGATGCAGGTCTATAGCTACTGTTTTGCAATTGGTCATTTGATAGGttccaatttgaatctgTGGATATGTTGTTTTTTGAATTACCATGTGTGGACGACATTGCAGAAGGCGATGTGACAATACTCGTATAATCGAGAGCAGCAGGTCTCTCTATGgtttttttaaaatcaaGTTGGTTTTTTAAAGCATTACGGGATGGCGTCATCATGGTGTTGCTTCTTCTGTAGTCTGTTTGATTTATGGTTGGTAACAGATTAAAATCATGGGAGCTTCTTCTAGTAGAATTTAATACTTGTGAGGATTCTAATAGAATTTTACTTGTCCTTTCATCTTCAGGTTCATCAGAATATGAATTTAACGTATCGGATGAAGTAGCGTCCTCTAATATGTTTGAAATGGAGTTAGAGTCCTGATGTGTATTTGGGTTGTCAATATAAACTGAATGTCTATTTTTTGATCCGATTAACCTTTTGTTAATTGGTCTTGAATTTTCGTCCATAATTGCATTGAGTACCCTCCTTAAAAGCAAATATCTTTATAcagatatatataattataTGGATGCTCTTTGAAGGCTTTTCGATTGATTCGATCGATgtttaaaattttgaaatttgatgTCAAGTTAGTTTAGTTTCGAAAAGTAAAcaaagaatttcaaatgtcAACTTACGTAATAGTTCGATTGTCGATTGTAAGTATGCATTGATAATTTAGTTATGTATTTACAGGCATAAATAGTATATAATATAGTAGATGTATATCCAACAATGTGAATCATTTGGATGTATCCTTTTTAGTTTGTAATTGTAATCCATGCCATCTAGGAATATCCTCCCTCAAGATCTCATTAATCATTTTGTGTTGCTTAACAGTAGTTAAGgtattaaatttatcacTAGTAAcattaattgaaaacatAGAACCGCACCCGCCGGAGATATCTTGCACTTTCACCAACTTGGGGCTGAGGGCGTCCTGTAGTTTTTTGGTGATCATGATTTCCTCGGGAGtttgtaattgttgtaaTAACGATGAGGTACTCGTGAGATTACGACATTGCACTCTCATCAAAACCATAGAGAGAGCTGTCCTGCCGCTgcatttatttattctaaGCATATTGTATATTGGCCCTTTTGCCTCTTCTACCATTTATTGCTCCCTAAGATAGAGTAACTTCAAGATCATCTCCTCTTAGTGAGTAAGACGATAGAATGATTCACCCAATGGCATCGTTCCATCTCGCGCCGTCACGAAAACCTCGCGTTGTATCCATTAAAAATTGACGTTAGTAATCACCAAACAATCGGCTCTCGACTCAAGTAATTGAAACATTGAGACCGTTCGCCTGGCATGCTTTGTAAGTCCCTGAAATCAACCTTATTGCTCTCCAAAGGCAAACTGTTTTCCACCATGTCTATACCAAACTTACCTGCAAACCAGAGACTGGATGGGCCGATAATTGCCAAGATTAATGCCAAGATTAAAGAGAATTTCCCCGATCTGACacattatcaaatattcaatgatTCCTATAAGCATGCCTCACATGAACCAATGAGTACAGCAAAGAATACCACTGAATCACACTTGAGGTTAGAGGTTGTCAGTGATAAATTTCAAGGTATGCCCTTAGTGAAGAGACATAAGTTAATTTATTCGTTGTTAAAGGACGAGATTGAGGTAGATGAAGTACATGCCCTGCAATTAACAACTAAGATTAGTaaagaattcaataaataaaagtgAATATTGCATatgtatttatatatattcctaaaattgaaaaatgagCTAAAGTTTGAATAGGATTattcctcatcatcatgTTTCAAAGATTCCTCATATTGTTCTAAACTTAGTAAATCTTCTCCTTGTTCAATATCCTTAAGATCGGCTACCCTCATTTTTGCAATCCAACCCAATCCTAATGGGTCCTCATTGATCAATTGTggtttattttccaaagctGTATTGACTTCCAAGATTTCACCATTCACTGGTTGGTAAATTTCAGATGCAGATTTAACAGATTCCACAGAACCCATAGACTCCcccttttcaatttcactATTAGGTTCAGGCAATTCAATATAGGTGGCATCACCTAAAGAATCAGAGGCATATTTTGTGATACCGATAAACGCTACTCCATCTTCATGTGCTGCAATCCATTCATGATCTCTCGTATATTTCACAAACTTAGGACCATTTAGAGAGTAACTAAATGGTAATTGGCCTTTGGTTAGAGAATTGGTGGAGATTAGCCTTATCATGGAAAAAGTTTGAGGACATCTTATGGCTGTCCTCAAAACGTTGAGGTTAGCGAACATAGGTATCATTTTTATGGATTCTTTGAGTGTTTATATGGTAGTTAATATCCTAACAAATAATGTAAAGTGAGTATTACTATGGCTTTAAGTAACCGTTTAGCTTCTGTTCCTTATCTTTGTCTAGATTCGAGATGGTGCATCGAAATTTTTTGTTGCACCGGTGTGTCGGATCCCCTTAAACAACAGAGTCAAGGAAAATATGAAAAGAGGTCAAACGTTGGCTCTGGAAAGAAAGTTTTGTATTTTATtatgtaaataaatattatcTAACACTTCTTTAATATGGATTGGCACTGAGCCTCCAAGCTGCTATCTTCTGTCATTAACGATTCTAGGAAACTCTTGATAATATCTTTCACGGGAGGTCTAAACATGaccaaaaattttaaagTTTGAAACCCTAATGAATTTCTTGCAGGATCAAGACATATTTGTTTCATCTTATTGAGATGAGCTTCTGTTAATCTTGGCAATTCACTCATCAAACGAATAAAGAATCTTCTATGCTTGTTTTCTATAAATGGGATTAATCcatccaataatttattggaCCATTTGTCATATGTAGCGTATTCGTTTGTTTCGGACACCATTTCATAATACCATTCTTCGTTCATCCACTCCAGTATGAGTGCAACTCTAGAATCAAAATCCTGTAAACAATATTCGTAGAGTGTATCTCTAATTAGATCTGCCATTTCAACAGAGTCTATGCCAATACCACGGATAGCTAATCTGATTAAAATGTGGAATCcagattcttcatttttccaatcgagtaatttcaatttgtgGAGAAGTTCACTATTAAGTTTGTTATTCAACAATATATTACCGTTATCATTAGGTATATCCTTGATAGAAATAATTCGCGTAATGATACGTTTTAGATTGGCTACCTTATCCTCTTGTGACATTGGTTCtgatttaaagatttgtttttcttccacCAAGTTGTTAGGTTGATattcatcttcctcttcctcttcatcatcttcttcttcttttacTAATCCATTCTCTGTTTTGATTCTTTTACTGTTTTCATTATCCTTATTATCTGTATCTAATTTACGTTTCCTTTCGCCGTCACCAGAGCTTTTAGTCTTGCCCATGAGGTTTGTATATCTTGATGCTACAATAGATAATGCAGAAATAAATCTTGTATTATCCCCACCAGTTCCAGTTAAGGCCTCTAAACATAATTTAATCAAGATATTTTGATCCAACGGGGTTTGGGAATCATTATTAGGCTCTTCATTCTTAAATTTAGACAAATCAAACTTTGAATTGTCACTATTCATAAGGGAAAAAATGGCGCTGTATGAATTATCAATGGCAACAGTTGAAGtattaaagatttttgTTCTATCATCACCACTAGACTCTAATTTATCCATGGTGTATTTTTGTAGCTTTTTTAGCAAATCATTGTTAGATTCAATTTTCCTCTGtatatcaagaaattttctaCGTGCCAATATATctgtcttcttcttatcaGGTATCGTATGAGTAAAAAGAGCttcatcaaaattcaatatacCCTTTGCCTTAGCTTCTTCACCTATACCAAATAAAGTTTGAGAAATTTTCCCCAATTTGCTATAGAAGTCAACGGCATTATCTCCAAAGATAGTGCCAGTCATATCTTTCTTAATCAATTGATGTTTCATCCCAAATTGAACGAAATTTTTATAACATCTTTCAATCATTCTTTTGCACAGTCTAAATTTTAAAGGAGTCATTCCTTCAACCATATATTTAGCGTCTATATTGAACTTCAGGATTGCAGAAAGAATCCTGACTGTAGTTCGTACTCTGGCTTTCATAATGAATGCAAGACAATTAATTATCCCCATAAATAATTCAGAGCACATCATCACTTCCTCAACCAAGTAGTTTAACAACAAATCTAGATATTTCTTAGCTTCCCTCtccaaattcttcttcgCTCCTAATACAGGATGATTGTTGGGAATGATGACATTTTTCATGCTTGAATTCTCATCCATATCTGTTGGGGTGATATGAACTATTATCACTTGAGATATAAATTTCACAGAAGCTAATTTACAGCCAAGATTCTTGACGTCATTATTTAAGTCGATGGAATTAAGATCAGTTAATGGATATGTTGTATCCCAATTGGATATGATAAACTTCTTGAACGATGTCATTATCTTCCAAGTATCCTCATTAGAGGTCTtggaaattaaatcaattaataatggataTGCATTGGCAAATGTAAGCACAGCAGTCTTATAAGTAACGGGATCTTTTACATTTTGAGCTATGAGATATAGTTCATGTATATGAGAGGATGcaatta harbors:
- the SPC72 gene encoding gamma-tubulin complex subunit SPC72 (ancestral locus Anc_7.21), encoding MDENSRPINKRLIGSKNRHSVYIDNPNTHQDSNSISNILEDATSSDTLNSYSDEPEDERTSKILLESSQVLNSTRRSSHDFNLLPTINQTDYRRSNTMMTPSRNALKNQLDFKKTIERPAALDYTSIVTSPSAMSSTHGNSKNNISTDSNWNLSNDQLQNSSYRPASFDDEENDTNKEDQQENDDYDDEYGNQDTSGFDIPKLRASLTPWRQKLPNTDSTTLNQITNNNTTPTNRREATRTINKVTSNSISKGQEIEHLQKQLTSYKVKQKTLYEIIIKQLNPLNTESPNKNTNEMYNKLISTISENDEEIEEFKKIIDSKESKINELTRDLQKTKEEHAQTLEYANEYLEHSELICKTIDELLSLLIENFDVLHISKEEREALIKSQQISSTFIMVKLNSLTSTLSNFLSNSTSKNENGMAINVNGESTELIDTNFEINIESLHKQYDEFLNGIRTKLLTSKEFEDTLLTKLSDQEKLLNKISEMEQFSTTKKDELNEDLLKRSSVLSNITEMSKRASLNLTQSYQEHIDSLTNTVETLKSIVNDRDVEIENLREKLGKNENKLTRELKNFEELSKLKEKNWENLVNQLESDLEEMEKSKNKLSEVVTRLNQNLLSQDIENNKKIRALQESFNETADKVNVLNNEKLEQIDDFNKIMSKISNMEAENTGLQKIIEQFASNEKALTTQNELDFGKFKQHLLLHLNKVFEIFQKILQQKSIDQSMKKINFISKTEGLRKIKIIQPKLESLYTFIETALESILEAYITVITNEKENYKKRIPESKSELAYYQQEMELRVDELQRKWISERERRKLDANAAESRIHKLEKENEVLREQLYNISVRH
- the PTA1 gene encoding RNA-processing protein PTA1 (ancestral locus Anc_7.28) — its product is MEGVKSETLAMPNSDLNGLIQARSLAHEKNPEETLPKVLDTTSTIYFPQYLTKYTDIPLSRFFTDLFHEILNHPKISSIEKSLIASSHIHELYLIAQNVKDPVTYKTAVLTFANAYPLLIDLISKTSNEDTWKIMTSFKKFIISNWDTTYPLTDLNSIDLNNDVKNLGCKLASVKFISQVIIVHITPTDMDENSSMKNVIIPNNHPVLGAKKNLEREAKKYLDLLLNYLVEEVMMCSELFMGIINCLAFIMKARVRTTVRILSAILKFNIDAKYMVEGMTPLKFRLCKRMIERCYKNFVQFGMKHQLIKKDMTGTIFGDNAVDFYSKLGKISQTLFGIGEEAKAKGILNFDEALFTHTIPDKKKTDILARRKFLDIQRKIESNNDLLKKLQKYTMDKLESSGDDRTKIFNTSTVAIDNSYSAIFSLMNSDNSKFDLSKFKNEEPNNDSQTPLDQNILIKLCLEALTGTGGDNTRFISALSIVASRYTNLMGKTKSSGDGERKRKLDTDNKDNENSKRIKTENGLVKEEEDDEEEEEDEYQPNNLVEEKQIFKSEPMSQEDKVANLKRIITRIISIKDIPNDNGNILLNNKLNSELLHKLKLLDWKNEESGFHILIRLAIRGIGIDSVEMADLIRDTLYEYCLQDFDSRVALILEWMNEEWYYEMVSETNEYATYDKWSNKLLDGLIPFIENKHRRFFIRLMSELPRLTEAHLNKMKQICLDPARNSLGFQTLKFLVMFRPPVKDIIKSFLESLMTEDSSLEAQCQSILKKC
- the BOL1 gene encoding Bol1p (ancestral locus Anc_7.24); translation: MLCKSLKSTLLLSKGKLFSTMSIPNLPANQRLDGPIIAKINAKIKENFPDLTHYQIFNDSYKHASHEPMSTAKNTTESHLRLEVVSDKFQGMPLVKRHKLIYSLLKDEIEVDEVHALQLTTKISKEFNK
- the GCV3 gene encoding glycine decarboxylase subunit H (ancestral locus Anc_7.25), with the protein product MIPMFANLNVLRTAIRCPQTFSMIRLISTNSLTKGQLPFSYSLNGPKFVKYTRDHEWIAAHEDGVAFIGITKYASDSLGDATYIELPEPNSEIEKGESMGSVESVKSASEIYQPVNGEILEVNTALENKPQLINEDPLGLGWIAKMRVADLKDIEQGEDLLSLEQYEESLKHDDEE
- the BOL3 gene encoding Bol3p (ancestral locus Anc_7.23) translates to MVEEAKGPIYNMLRINKCSGRTALSMVLMRVQCRNLTSTSSLLQQLQTPEEIMITKKLQDALSPKLVKVQDISGGCGSMFSINVTSDKFNTLTTVKQHKMINEILREDIPRWHGLQLQTKKDTSK